One Macadamia integrifolia cultivar HAES 741 unplaced genomic scaffold, SCU_Mint_v3 scaffold537, whole genome shotgun sequence genomic region harbors:
- the LOC122069132 gene encoding disease resistance protein RUN1-like: MPNNFDMRNLVILYMPCSKLKEVWKGTKYPTKLKELNLSYSEHLTCTPDFTGLLNLEKLILIGCKSLVEVHENIDRLKKLVWLDLSGCHSLKNLPSSLSKLPSLKILDISYWQEIGKLPMGMRKLISSNGLCFLKEVILKGCNLIDNDIPDEFWLFYYLKSLNLGKNYFESLPSSIGQLSQLQNLDVRDCKRLKLLPMLPSSLHSLDASFCFKLERLPNLSKLKQLTMLHLSCCEKLTEMRA, encoded by the exons ATGCCTAATAATTTTGATATGAGGAACCTTGTTATTCTTTACATGCCATGTAGCAAACTCAAAGAAGTTTGGAAGGGAACTAAG TATCCCACAAAGTTGAAGGAACTCAATCTTAGTTATTCAGAGCACCTAACCTGTACGCCTGACTTCACAGGGCTCCTGAATCTTGAGAAACTGATTCTCATTGGTTGTAAAAGTTTGGTTGAAGTCCATGAAAATATTGATCGACTTAAGAAACTTGTGTGGTTGGATCTAAGTGGTTGCCACAGTCTCAAGAATCTTCCGAGCAGTTTAAGTAAATTGCCATCTCTTAAAATACTTGATATTTCTTACTGGCAAGAAATTGGAAAATTGCCGATGGGAATGAGGAAATTGATTTCTTCTAATGGTTTATGCTTCTTAAAGGAAGTGATTTTGAAAGGATGCAATCTAATAGATAATGATATACCTGATGAGTTTTGGTTGTTCTACTATTTGAAATCACTGAATCTTGGGAAGAACTATTTTGAGAGCCTTCCATCTAGCATTGGCCAACTTTCACAACTTCAAAATTTGGATGTGAGGGATTGCAAGAGACTCAAATTGCTCCCAATGCTTCCATCAAGTTTGCATTCTCTTGATGCATCATTTTGCTTCAAGTTGGAAAGGTTACCAAATTtgtcaaaattaaagcaactaACAATGCTACATCTTTCATGTTGTGAAAAGCTGACTGAAATGAGGGCTTAG